The Pseudomonas sp. HOU2 DNA window GATCGGCCACCGAGTTGGCAATCGGCGGGTTGAGCGTGCCGAAGCGCGCCTTTTCGATGATGCCCGGATTGGCCTGTTTCACCTGACTCCAGATCTCGTCGCGGCGCTCCATCGGCGTGAAGCCGCTGATGTACACGTAACCGGCATCGAACCGCGTGCCGTTGTCCTTCACCGCCTGATCCAGCGCCAGTCGCGCCAGTGCATGGTGATCCTGTTCGACCTGAGTCACTTGCGGACTGTTCAGATCAACGTCGAACGCCACCACCTTGATGCCTTTGGCGATCGCCCGGTCAATCGGTCCCTTGAGGGTTTCCGCCAGGCCCAGTTGCACGATGATCCCGTCGACCCCGAGGTCGATCGCCTGATCGATCATCTCGCCCTGACTCGCCGCCTGCTGCCGCGCATCGAACACCCGCAGATTGGCCCCCAGCGCCTCGGTCTGTTTCTCCACGCCGCGCAGGTACGCCTCGGGAAAGTCCCCGGAAAACAGATAACCGACCAGCGCGATCTGCACCTGACCTTTATCGAACGGCGCCGGAGCACCCGGCAATGCCTTGGCCTGAGCGCTCAAAGCCAACGCCGAGAGCACCGCGCCGGCGAGGCAATGGCGTGCGAACTGCTTGATTGAACCGTGCATACATCTTCCTTGCAGCGACAAATGAACCGGCTCAGCGCGCCCGATGCGCGAGGCCGAAGGTGAACATCAGGGCCAGCACCAGCACCAGTCCCTTGACGAAATCCTGTGCGTAATACGGCGCGTTGAGCATGGTCAGGCCATTGAGCAGCGACGCCACCAACAGTGCGCCGACCAATGTGCCGAAGGCATTGGGCTTCTTCGCCCCGAGCACGGCAAAACCGATCAGCGCCGCGCCGAGGGCATCCAGCACCAGACCATTGCCGGAGCTGACATCACCCCGGCCCAGGCGCGCCGCCAACAGCAAACCGCCGAGCGAGGCGAGCAATGCCGATAGCACATACGCGAGCAGCTTGAAACGCTGCACTGGCGCGCCTGCCAATCGCGCCGCCTGCTCGTTGCCGCCAATCGCATAAAACAATCGGCCGATGCGCGTGCGCTCGAGAAACAGCCACACCGTCAGCGCCACCAACGCAGTGATCAACACCGGAACCGGCACCACCTCCCACAAACGTCCGCGGCCGATGGCGAGAAACGCCGCGCTGAACGTGCCCTCGGTTTCCACGCCACTGGGCAAGGTCATGCCCACCGCAATCGAGCGCCCACCCGTGGGAATCAGTTGCACGCCGATCACCAGAAACATGCTGCCCAGCGTCGCGAGAATGTCCGGCACCCGCAGCTTGACGATCAGCCAGCCATTGAGCAGCCCGACCAGTGCGCCACCGGCCAGACTGATCAGCACCGCCGGCACCGCGCCCCAGCCGAGCACCACCATCACGTAACTGGCGATCATCAGGCTCATCGCTGCGACCGCGCCAATCGACAGATCAAGCCCGCCGACCGCCATGGTCAGGGTCACGCCAAGAGCCAGCAGTGCGACGATCGACACCGACTGCAAGATGCTGAACAGATTGCCGACGCGCAAAAACGCCGGTTCCGCGACACTAAAAAACACCACGATCAGCGCCAGCAGCCACAACAGGCCGTAGCGGATCAGCGCTTGCAGCAGGCGCTCGGCGGGTGCCGTAGCGGACGACAACAATGAACTCGAATCAGGCACTCGCTCTGCTCCTTGGCGTGGCGTGAAAGGGATTTTCGCTAGCGTCGCTGCCGGCCAGCGCGGCGACCAGGGTCGCGCGTTCAAGGCCGGCGCGCGGGTATTCGGCGATTACCGCGTGATCACGCACCAACAGAATGCGGTCGGCGATTTCCAGGGCTTCATCGACATCGGCGCAGATCACCAGGGTCGCGCGGCCGCCGGCACTGTCGCGCAACAACTGGCCGATCTCGCGGCGGGCGCGCACGTCGACGCCCTGAAACGGCTCGTCGAGGATCAACACCCGCCCTTCTCCGAGCAGCCAGCGGCCAAGCACGACCTTCTGTTGATTGCCGCCGGACAGCGTGCTCATCGGCACCTCGATGCCGGCGGCCTTGATTCCCAGTGCCGCGACTTGCGCCTCGACCGCTGCGGCTTCGGCGCGGTTGCGAATGAAACCGGCACGGGTGAAACGCTGTAGAAACGGTAAGGTCAGGGTGCGGCGCAGGGAGAAATCCGGCACCAACGATTGACTGGCGCGATCCTCCGCTGCGAGAAACACACCGCTGCGAATCGCTGCCCTTGGCGAACCCGGCAGCCAGTCCACGCCATCCAGTTGCAGGCTGCCGGCCACGGCTTTGCGCAAGCCGAACAGCACTTCGGCGATCTCGCTTTTGCCAGCGCCGAGCAGCCCGGTCAGCACCACTACTTCGCCTTGGTGCAGGTTGAAATCGAAGCGCCTGGAGTGCGGCAAAATCTGTAGACCTCGCGCACCCAATACTTTTTGCCCCAGGGTGCCGGGCGTGTAGACATGCCCTTCCAGCGCCTGCCCGAGCATGGCGTGCACCGCTTCCGGCAACTGCCGCGCACTGAACTCTCCGGCCAGTCGCCCATCGCGCAGGACAATGGCGCGGTCCGCCACCCGTTGCAGATCGGACAAGCGATGGGAGATGTACAGAATCGCCACGCCGCGGCTGCGCAAGATATCGATCAGATCAAACAGACGCTGCGCCTCGGCATCCGACAATGCCGCCGTCGGCTCATCGAGAATCAGCAGACGCGGCTGCAAGGCGAAGGCCCGCGCCAGCACCACCAACTGCCGTTCGGCCAGGCCCAGCTGTTCAATGGTTTGCTCCAGCGGCAACACCAGCCCCAGCCCGGCGGCGATGCTCGCGGCGCGCTCCAGCAGATGTTTGCGATTGAGCCAGAAGTCCGCGTCGGGCCTGCACAACTCATCGAGCAGCAGGTTTTCCGCCACGCTCAAACCGGGCGCAATGCCCTCGTTGATCTGCTGATGCACCGCGACAATCCCGACCCGGCGTGCTGACAGCGGCGAACTGAATTGGCGGGGCTGACCGTCGATGTAAATCTCGCCGCCATCGGCACGCTGGCTGCCGGCCAGAATCTTCACCAGCGTCGATTTACCGGCGCCGTTGGCACCGAGCAACGCCACCACTTCGGCGGGATGAATCTGCAGGCTGACGCGATCCAGCGCATGGTTCGAACCGAAGCGCTTGCTCAGTTCACGCACCTGAATCAGCGGCGCGCGGGCCACGACCACACTCATAAAATTCCTTAACGTCGATGGGCCAGCGAACGCACCAGCCGGTCGCCCAGGCTCTGCACGCCCTGCACCAGAATGACCAGCACCACCACGGTGGCGACCATCACTTCATTGTTGAAACGCTGATAGCCATATCGGATCGCCAGATCACCGAGGCCGCCACCGCCGATCACCCCGGCCATGGAAGAAAAACCGATCAGCATCACCAGCGTCAGAGTGATCCCCGCCAGCAACGCGGGCAGCGCTTCGGGCAGCAGCACTTTGAAAATCACATGACGGATATCGCCGCCCATGGCGAGGATCGCTTCGATCCGGCCCTTGTCGACTTCATCCAGGGCGTTCTCGACGATCCGCGCGAAAAACGGAAATGCGCCGATGGTGATCGGCACCACCGCAGCGGTGCTGCCCAGCGTCGTACCAACCAGCAGACGCGTCAGCGGAATCAGCGCAATCAGCATCACCACAAACGGCAGCGAACGCCCCAGATTGACCAGCGAACCCAGCGCGGCATTGAGCCGTGGCAGC harbors:
- a CDS encoding substrate-binding domain-containing protein, with translation MHGSIKQFARHCLAGAVLSALALSAQAKALPGAPAPFDKGQVQIALVGYLFSGDFPEAYLRGVEKQTEALGANLRVFDARQQAASQGEMIDQAIDLGVDGIIVQLGLAETLKGPIDRAIAKGIKVVAFDVDLNSPQVTQVEQDHHALARLALDQAVKDNGTRFDAGYVYISGFTPMERRDEIWSQVKQANPGIIEKARFGTLNPPIANSVADQASAVLRANPDISVIFAPFDEFAKGAKIAVDEAGLGRKVKIYSADISTADIQIMKEPDSAWAATAAVNPQVAGAISVRSLAMLIAGENPGHQVLVPPTLITRQQLLDLDVKNVRDLAQKLPAFGDTANVARAEWIPVAN
- a CDS encoding ABC transporter permease, giving the protein MPDSSSLLSSATAPAERLLQALIRYGLLWLLALIVVFFSVAEPAFLRVGNLFSILQSVSIVALLALGVTLTMAVGGLDLSIGAVAAMSLMIASYVMVVLGWGAVPAVLISLAGGALVGLLNGWLIVKLRVPDILATLGSMFLVIGVQLIPTGGRSIAVGMTLPSGVETEGTFSAAFLAIGRGRLWEVVPVPVLITALVALTVWLFLERTRIGRLFYAIGGNEQAARLAGAPVQRFKLLAYVLSALLASLGGLLLAARLGRGDVSSGNGLVLDALGAALIGFAVLGAKKPNAFGTLVGALLVASLLNGLTMLNAPYYAQDFVKGLVLVLALMFTFGLAHRAR
- a CDS encoding sugar ABC transporter ATP-binding protein produces the protein MSVVVARAPLIQVRELSKRFGSNHALDRVSLQIHPAEVVALLGANGAGKSTLVKILAGSQRADGGEIYIDGQPRQFSSPLSARRVGIVAVHQQINEGIAPGLSVAENLLLDELCRPDADFWLNRKHLLERAASIAAGLGLVLPLEQTIEQLGLAERQLVVLARAFALQPRLLILDEPTAALSDAEAQRLFDLIDILRSRGVAILYISHRLSDLQRVADRAIVLRDGRLAGEFSARQLPEAVHAMLGQALEGHVYTPGTLGQKVLGARGLQILPHSRRFDFNLHQGEVVVLTGLLGAGKSEIAEVLFGLRKAVAGSLQLDGVDWLPGSPRAAIRSGVFLAAEDRASQSLVPDFSLRRTLTLPFLQRFTRAGFIRNRAEAAAVEAQVAALGIKAAGIEVPMSTLSGGNQQKVVLGRWLLGEGRVLILDEPFQGVDVRARREIGQLLRDSAGGRATLVICADVDEALEIADRILLVRDHAVIAEYPRAGLERATLVAALAGSDASENPFHATPRSRASA
- a CDS encoding methionine ABC transporter permease; translation: MNRTINWDEILQLLFNATGETLYMVLLAGLFTLLIGLPLGVSLFVSRRDGLWPLPRLNAALGSLVNLGRSLPFVVMLIALIPLTRLLVGTTLGSTAAVVPITIGAFPFFARIVENALDEVDKGRIEAILAMGGDIRHVIFKVLLPEALPALLAGITLTLVMLIGFSSMAGVIGGGGLGDLAIRYGYQRFNNEVMVATVVVLVILVQGVQSLGDRLVRSLAHRR